A stretch of Pseudophryne corroboree isolate aPseCor3 chromosome 9, aPseCor3.hap2, whole genome shotgun sequence DNA encodes these proteins:
- the LOC134958755 gene encoding uncharacterized protein LOC134958755, whose protein sequence is MMLITVFMLVAVTLSQGTGADSVPDPKCVAQPGDKSACLSITFVKTGKLVTALQSFLCACPENAGQAFNFQEFKKLYFALKAELACVGCDVNILLGTGLKLEDLLSSNIEDVDKLTSAVNKLLGGLNLGGVVKLLCKVVTALNTPCVQDLLQTETSTDVTGLRMLLSNSHIIIRLALQGASYIEKKPHGLTLCNRLESANSLLLHGPSFGTNLNHLMCYDLHAILYFANLKALCDCTTYTIIRASSMIPIDSIRDQEKPLQFREAFPGFAVSPTGVSTVHMQTARN, encoded by the exons ATGATGCTCATCACAGTGTTTATGCTGGTTGCTGTAACCCTCTCTCAGGGGACAG GTGCTGATTCCGTTCCTGATCCAAAGTGTGTAGCGCAACCTGGGGATAAATCAGCATGCTTGTCAATTACATTTGTA AAAACTGGAAAACTGGTTACAGCACTTCAAAGCTTCCTCTGTGCATGTCCTGAAAATGCG GGTCAAGCTTTCAATTTCCAAGAATTTAAAAAATTGTATTTTGCGCTGAAAGCTGAACTT GCATGTGTTGGTTGTGATGTTAATATTCTTTTGGGTACAGGACTGAAATTG GAAGACCTACTCTCTAGTAACATTGAGGATGTGGACAAACTAACATCAGCAGTAAATAAGTTATTG GGGGGCCTTAACCTTGGCGGTGTAGTGAAACTTCTTTGCAAAGTG GTAACTGCCCTGAACACACCATGTGTCCAAGATCTACTACAG ACAGAAACCAGCACAGATGTCACCGGTCTGCgtatgcttctgtcaaactcgcacATTATAATCAGACTCGCATTACAAGGTGCTAGTTACATAGAGAAAAAGCCACATGGACTAACACTTTGCAACAGACTTGAAAGCGCAAATTCCTTGCTATTACATGGGCCAAGTTTTGGGACAAACTTGAACCATTTAATGT GTTATGACCTCCATGCAATTCTGTATTTTGCTAACCTTAAGGCTCTTTGTGACTGTACCACTTATACCATCATTAGAGCTAGCAGTATGATCCCTATTGACAGCATCAGGGACCaagaaaagcctttacagttcaggGAAGCCTTCCCAGGCTTTGCTGTATCACCAACGGGTGTTAGCACTGTGCATATGCAGACTGCCAGAAACTAG